One Paroedura picta isolate Pp20150507F chromosome 3, Ppicta_v3.0, whole genome shotgun sequence genomic window carries:
- the LOC143831530 gene encoding C-type lectin domain family 2 member D-like, which translates to MSDESAQRQRRSLCLSTKDYDDNEKWSRYVKPNMIITTLSILSLVLMIGSTAVVILYVQTQRLLVPCPKRWVKYEEKCYYFSEIDGSWDSSQRNCSSYGASLVSIDTQQEMDFLMRFKGSAYYWIGLQRKAVGEPWKWTNGSIFNGWSNRESVKQSFAEASGSSQGTQARKPVRAMGGHVHKVAATLRSTSAVLKNKLSCHTKWLHLALSLPPMNEPHLSPT; encoded by the exons ATGAGTGATGAATCAGCCCAAAGACAGCGGAGGAGTCTATGTCTGTCAACTAAAGATTATG atgACAACGAAAAGTGGAGCAGATATGTAAAACCGAACATGATAATCACTACACTTTCTATATTATCACTTGTTCTCATGATTGGGAGTACTGCAGTTG TAATCTTATATGTCCAGACCCAACGCCTTTTAGTTCCATGTCCTAAGAGATGGGTTAAGTACGAAGAGAAATGCTACTATTTCTCTGAGATCGATGGGTCCTGGGACTCCAGCCAAAGGAACTGCTCTTCATATGGTGCCTCCCTAGTCTCGATAGACACTCAACAGGAAATG GATTTTTTGATGCGCTTCAAGGGCTCTGCATATTATTGGATTGGCcttcagaggaaggcagtgggagAACCCTGGAAATGGACAAATGGTTCCATCTTCAATGGCTG gtcaaaccgggaatcagtcaaacagagcttcgccgaagcaTCAGGAAGCAGTCAAGGCACTCAAGCCAGGAAACCAGTCAGGGCaatgggtggacatgtgcacaaggttgcagccacactgagaagcacgtctgctgtgcttaagaacaagctgagctgtcacaccaagtggctgcacctggcactcagccttcctccgatgaatgagccccacctgagcccaacctag